From the genome of Streptomyces sp. V1I1, one region includes:
- a CDS encoding germacradienol/geosmin synthase, protein MAQPFVLPDFYVPYPARLNPHVEQARRHTKEWARRMGMLEGSGIWEESDLDAHDYALLCACTHPDCDADTLGLVTDWYVWVFFFDDHFLEIFKRSQDREGGKAYLDRLPAFMPMDLAQGTPEPTNPVEAGLADLWARTVPSMSDAWRVRFAEATKNLLNESLWELSNINEGRIANPVEYIEMRRKVGGAPWSAGLVEYAARAEVPQSVAGSRPLRVLTDAFSDGVHLRNDLFSYQREVEDEGELSNGVLVLETFLGCTTQEAADAVNDLLTSRVQQFETTALTEVPALCVEKGLSPAECAAVAAYAKGLQDWQSGGHEWHMRSSRYMNEGVDTGRSSPFGGVLGTSALDIRTLFGRPATARLRSLTHVPQPVGPSLLPEFDLPFPVSISPHHEDAKKKSVEWAGRMGLLNDIWDEPALTGFDFALCSAGIDPDATPEELELSAEWLTWGTYADDYYPLVFGRSRNLEGAKLCDERFRACMPVDEPAVGAAVAVSPMERGLADLWARTAGPMTPEARQAFRRAVDVMLESWLWELHNQAQHRIPDPVDYIEMRRLTFGSELTMSLSRLRHADRLPPEIYRSGPVRSLENSAMDYATLMNDLFSYQKEIEFEGELHNGVLVVQSFFDCDYPTGVTIIDDLMRGRLRQFLYVKEHELPLLCEEFELDMDGRAALDTYVRELEDWIAAILNWHRCIRRYREEDLRGVPAPPWQRCGPTGLGTSAARIVNLFAQPSPVST, encoded by the coding sequence ATGGCACAGCCCTTCGTACTGCCTGACTTCTACGTCCCGTATCCGGCGCGGCTCAATCCGCACGTCGAGCAGGCGCGGCGGCACACCAAGGAGTGGGCACGCCGGATGGGGATGCTGGAGGGCTCCGGCATCTGGGAGGAGAGCGACCTCGACGCGCACGACTACGCCCTGCTGTGCGCCTGCACCCACCCGGACTGCGACGCCGACACTCTCGGTCTCGTCACCGACTGGTATGTGTGGGTCTTCTTCTTCGACGACCACTTCCTGGAGATCTTCAAGCGCTCCCAGGACCGCGAGGGCGGCAAGGCGTATCTGGACCGGCTCCCGGCCTTCATGCCGATGGACCTGGCGCAGGGCACGCCAGAGCCCACCAATCCGGTCGAGGCGGGACTGGCCGATCTGTGGGCGCGGACCGTGCCGAGCATGTCCGACGCCTGGCGGGTGCGGTTCGCCGAGGCCACGAAGAATCTCCTGAACGAGTCCCTCTGGGAGCTTTCCAACATCAACGAGGGGCGTATCGCCAACCCCGTCGAGTACATCGAGATGCGCCGCAAGGTCGGCGGTGCGCCGTGGTCGGCGGGGCTGGTGGAGTACGCGGCCAGAGCCGAGGTCCCTCAGTCCGTGGCCGGTTCGCGCCCGCTGCGGGTGCTCACCGACGCCTTCTCCGACGGTGTCCATCTGCGCAACGACCTCTTCTCCTACCAGCGGGAGGTCGAGGACGAGGGTGAGCTCAGCAACGGTGTGCTGGTGCTGGAGACCTTCCTGGGCTGTACGACCCAGGAGGCGGCCGATGCCGTCAACGATCTGCTGACCTCCCGGGTCCAGCAGTTCGAGACCACCGCGCTCACCGAAGTTCCCGCGCTCTGCGTCGAGAAGGGTCTCAGCCCGGCGGAGTGTGCGGCAGTAGCGGCGTACGCCAAGGGACTTCAGGACTGGCAGTCCGGCGGCCATGAGTGGCACATGCGCTCCAGCCGCTATATGAACGAAGGGGTGGACACCGGTCGGTCGTCGCCGTTCGGCGGGGTACTCGGCACCTCGGCGCTGGACATCAGGACACTCTTCGGCCGCCCGGCCACCGCACGGCTGCGCAGCCTCACCCATGTGCCGCAGCCGGTGGGGCCGTCACTGCTGCCGGAGTTCGACCTGCCGTTCCCCGTGTCGATCAGCCCGCACCACGAGGACGCCAAGAAGAAGTCCGTCGAGTGGGCGGGCCGGATGGGGCTGCTGAACGATATCTGGGACGAACCGGCGCTGACCGGTTTCGACTTCGCGCTCTGCTCGGCCGGGATCGACCCGGACGCCACCCCGGAGGAGCTGGAGCTCAGCGCGGAGTGGCTGACCTGGGGGACGTACGCCGACGACTACTACCCCCTCGTCTTCGGGCGGTCGCGCAACCTCGAAGGGGCGAAACTCTGCGACGAACGCTTCAGGGCTTGCATGCCGGTGGACGAACCGGCTGTCGGGGCGGCGGTCGCGGTGTCCCCGATGGAGCGGGGGCTCGCCGACCTGTGGGCGCGCACCGCCGGACCGATGACTCCCGAGGCGCGGCAGGCTTTTCGCAGGGCGGTCGACGTCATGCTCGAGAGCTGGCTGTGGGAGCTCCACAACCAGGCGCAGCACCGCATTCCCGACCCGGTCGACTACATCGAGATGCGGCGGCTGACCTTCGGCTCCGAGCTCACCATGAGTCTGTCCCGGCTGCGCCACGCCGACCGGCTCCCGCCGGAGATCTACCGGAGCGGACCGGTGCGCAGTCTGGAGAACTCCGCCATGGACTACGCCACGCTGATGAATGACCTCTTCTCATACCAGAAGGAGATCGAGTTCGAGGGCGAGCTGCACAACGGCGTGCTGGTCGTGCAGTCCTTCTTCGACTGCGACTACCCCACCGGCGTCACGATCATCGACGATCTCATGCGGGGGCGGCTGCGCCAGTTCCTGTATGTGAAGGAGCACGAACTCCCCTTGCTCTGCGAGGAATTCGAACTCGACATGGACGGCAGGGCCGCACTCGACACCTATGTGCGCGAGCTGGAGGACTGGATCGCCGCAATCCTGAACTGGCACCGGTGCATCCGCCGGTACCGGGAGGAGGATCTGCGCGGCGTACCGGCACCCCCGTGGCAGCGATGCGGGCCCACGGGTCTTGGCACTTCGGCGGCCCGCATCGTGAATCTGTTCGCTCAGCCCTCCCCCGTCAGCACATAG
- a CDS encoding N-acetylmuramoyl-L-alanine amidase produces MVRAGGAVASAALLLPLVSAGPSATAEQRSSGALQRDFAAAAAQYGVPQSVLLGVSYLQSRWDTHGGAASVTGGYGPMHLTDARTALAEAPHHSHGIEDARGDDSRPARNTAEAEVPEPSELPERLRTLDRAAELSGYTAEQLRDNPAANVRGGAALLAGAQQELGRPLSEDPADWYGAVARFSGADDTATATTYANDVFDVIRTGESRITESGQRVALAGDPAVAPDPAQVALLGLRTADAGKTECPRTVACEWIPAPYEEFGEGDYGNHDLADRPASQSVKYIIVHDTEGSWDTTLKLVQDPTYVSWQYTLRSSDGHIAQHVPLKDVAWHAGNWYVNAKSVGLEHEGFLVSPDAWYTEAMYRTSARLVRYLAKRYNIPLDRQHILGHDNVPGTTAATIRGMHTDPGPYWDWAHYFQLIGRPFTPTAGPGSGVVTIRPDYGQNQPLYTGCVKPGQACVPHGSAAVRLHTAPAEDAPLVKDIGLRPGGEDSTTVVNDTGARASTGQQYAVAGREGDWTAIWYLGQKAWFHNPRKQPTAVGARGLVLTPKDGATEIPVYGRAYPEAAAYPAGVPVQAISPLPYKLLAGQKYVVGDRTPGEYLYATTFDTAGHRVVRGKEAYYEIQFGHRVAFVKASDVRVLK; encoded by the coding sequence ATGGTGAGGGCAGGGGGCGCGGTGGCGTCGGCCGCTCTGCTGCTGCCACTGGTCTCGGCCGGTCCGTCGGCCACCGCCGAACAGCGCTCGTCCGGCGCACTGCAGCGTGACTTCGCCGCTGCCGCGGCCCAGTACGGAGTACCGCAGAGCGTGCTGCTCGGCGTCTCCTATCTGCAGTCTCGCTGGGACACGCACGGGGGCGCGGCGAGCGTCACTGGCGGCTACGGGCCGATGCATCTCACCGACGCCAGGACCGCACTCGCCGAGGCGCCGCACCATTCGCACGGCATCGAGGACGCACGCGGCGACGACTCGCGTCCGGCGCGGAACACCGCCGAGGCCGAGGTGCCCGAACCGTCCGAACTCCCCGAACGGCTGCGAACGCTGGACCGGGCGGCCGAGCTGTCCGGCTACACCGCCGAGCAGCTGCGCGACAACCCGGCCGCGAATGTGCGCGGCGGCGCCGCCCTGCTCGCCGGCGCGCAGCAGGAGCTGGGCCGGCCGCTGAGCGAGGATCCGGCCGACTGGTACGGCGCGGTGGCGCGTTTCTCCGGGGCCGACGACACGGCGACCGCGACGACGTACGCCAATGATGTCTTCGACGTGATCCGCACGGGTGAATCACGCATCACGGAAAGCGGTCAGCGAGTCGCGCTCGCGGGTGACCCGGCCGTGGCACCCGACCCGGCGCAGGTGGCGCTGCTCGGGCTGCGGACGGCCGACGCGGGGAAGACGGAGTGCCCGCGGACGGTGGCCTGCGAGTGGATCCCCGCGCCGTACGAGGAGTTCGGCGAGGGCGACTACGGCAACCACGACCTGGCGGACCGTCCCGCGTCCCAGTCGGTGAAGTACATCATCGTCCATGACACCGAGGGTTCCTGGGACACCACCCTGAAGCTGGTGCAGGACCCGACGTATGTGTCGTGGCAGTACACCCTGCGCTCCTCGGACGGGCACATCGCCCAGCACGTTCCCCTCAAGGACGTGGCCTGGCACGCCGGCAACTGGTACGTGAACGCCAAGTCGGTGGGCCTTGAGCACGAGGGCTTCCTGGTCTCGCCGGATGCCTGGTACACGGAGGCGATGTACCGCACCTCCGCCCGCTTGGTGAGGTATCTGGCGAAGCGCTACAACATCCCGCTGGACCGCCAGCACATTCTCGGACACGACAATGTGCCGGGCACGACCGCCGCGACGATCCGCGGGATGCACACCGACCCGGGCCCGTACTGGGACTGGGCGCACTACTTCCAGCTGATCGGCAGGCCGTTCACACCGACCGCGGGCCCGGGCAGCGGTGTGGTGACGATCCGCCCCGACTACGGGCAGAACCAGCCTCTCTACACGGGCTGTGTGAAGCCCGGTCAGGCATGCGTGCCGCACGGCTCGGCCGCGGTCCGGCTGCATACCGCGCCCGCCGAGGACGCGCCCCTGGTCAAGGACATCGGGCTGCGTCCGGGCGGCGAGGACTCCACGACCGTCGTCAACGACACCGGTGCGCGTGCCTCGACCGGCCAGCAGTACGCGGTCGCCGGGCGCGAGGGCGACTGGACGGCGATCTGGTACCTGGGGCAGAAGGCGTGGTTCCACAACCCGCGCAAGCAGCCGACGGCGGTGGGTGCCCGGGGCTTGGTGCTCACTCCGAAGGACGGCGCTACGGAGATCCCGGTGTACGGGCGGGCCTACCCGGAGGCGGCGGCATACCCCGCCGGCGTCCCGGTGCAGGCGATCTCGCCGCTGCCGTACAAGCTGCTCGCCGGCCAGAAGTACGTGGTCGGCGACCGGACGCCGGGCGAGTACCTGTACGCGACGACGTTCGACACGGCAGGACATCGGGTGGTGCGCGGCAAGGAGGCTTACTACGAGATCCAGTTCGGGCACCGGGTCGCCTTTGTGAAGGCGTCCGACGTGCGCGTACTGAAGTAG
- a CDS encoding ROK family transcriptional regulator — translation MSSPPTPSVSTAVHSPGEVLALISSGAAATRADVARITGLARSTASQRVDALIAHGFVDETAAEAGASTGGRPPRRLQLRTREHAVAGVDLGASHCRVALMDIGGATLATKEDPLSIADGPESVLRHVERTLHVLLKETGREPGTLRSIGVGVPGPVEFSTGRPVDPPIMPGWHQYPIPEFFASRFSVRALVDNDVNVMALAEQRRAFPDTRYLLYIKVGTGIGCGIVADGRLHRGAQGCAGDIGHIRVGDQEEPCRCGNSGCLEAVAGGAALAARLAQLGLDAASGSDVVRLVKSGNRDAVRMVREAGRAVGEVLASLVNFFNPDTVVLGGALAAVHDQLLAGVREAVYRRSHPLATHVLQIEPSRTGEDAAALGAGILAIEHALSPAQVDRQLARAAS, via the coding sequence ATGTCTTCGCCGCCAACTCCCAGCGTTTCCACCGCCGTCCACTCCCCCGGCGAGGTGCTCGCGCTGATCAGTTCGGGGGCCGCGGCAACGCGTGCGGATGTCGCGCGGATCACCGGGCTCGCCCGCTCCACCGCCTCCCAGCGGGTGGACGCCCTCATCGCGCACGGCTTCGTCGACGAGACGGCGGCCGAGGCCGGCGCTTCGACCGGCGGCCGTCCTCCGCGGCGGCTCCAACTGCGCACCCGTGAGCACGCCGTCGCCGGTGTGGACCTCGGCGCGTCGCACTGCCGGGTGGCGCTGATGGACATCGGCGGTGCAACGCTGGCGACGAAGGAGGACCCGCTGTCGATCGCGGACGGCCCGGAGTCCGTACTGCGCCATGTGGAGCGCACGCTGCACGTGCTGCTCAAGGAGACCGGCCGGGAGCCGGGGACGCTGCGCTCCATCGGTGTGGGGGTGCCGGGCCCCGTGGAGTTCTCCACCGGCCGCCCGGTCGATCCGCCGATCATGCCGGGCTGGCACCAGTACCCGATCCCGGAGTTCTTCGCCTCGCGATTCTCGGTGCGGGCCCTGGTCGACAACGATGTGAATGTGATGGCGCTGGCCGAGCAGCGCCGCGCCTTCCCGGACACTCGCTATCTGCTGTACATCAAGGTCGGTACGGGCATCGGCTGCGGCATCGTCGCGGACGGCCGGCTGCACCGGGGCGCGCAGGGCTGCGCCGGCGACATCGGCCATATCCGGGTCGGGGACCAGGAGGAGCCGTGCCGCTGCGGCAACTCCGGCTGTCTGGAGGCGGTCGCGGGCGGCGCGGCGCTCGCGGCACGCCTTGCCCAGCTGGGTCTGGACGCGGCGTCGGGCAGCGATGTCGTACGCCTGGTGAAGTCGGGCAACCGGGATGCGGTGCGCATGGTGCGCGAGGCGGGGCGCGCGGTCGGCGAGGTGCTGGCGAGCCTGGTGAACTTCTTCAACCCGGACACGGTGGTGCTCGGCGGCGCGCTGGCCGCCGTGCACGACCAGCTGCTCGCGGGCGTACGGGAAGCGGTCTACCGGCGTTCGCATCCGCTGGCCACCCATGTGCTGCAGATCGAGCCGAGCCGCACGGGCGAGGACGCGGCGGCGCTCGGCGCCGGGATCCTGGCGATCGAGCACGCCCTGTCCCCCGCCCAGGTGGACCGGCAGCTGGCGCGGGCGGCGTCATAG